One Fibrobacter sp. UWR4 DNA segment encodes these proteins:
- the ung gene encoding uracil-DNA glycosylase produces MSVKLEESWLDLLNDQFEQPYFKQIKETLVKEKAAGQIIYPPGSKIFAALDFCPVEKVKAVIIGQDPYHNPGQAHGLCFSVPMGIEPPPSLINIFKELHDDLGIDPPPHGNLESWAQQGILLLNASLTVRAHQAASHAGIGWQQFTDTIIQRLSQTRENLVFLLWGSFAIKKQELVAPNRGHLILTAPHPSPLSAYRGFFGCKHFSKANTYLQSKGLEPIDWSIR; encoded by the coding sequence ATGTCCGTAAAACTTGAAGAATCCTGGTTGGACCTGCTCAATGACCAGTTCGAACAACCCTACTTTAAGCAGATCAAGGAAACACTTGTAAAGGAAAAAGCCGCAGGACAGATCATCTACCCTCCAGGATCCAAGATTTTTGCAGCTTTGGATTTCTGCCCGGTGGAAAAAGTAAAGGCGGTCATTATCGGACAGGACCCTTACCACAATCCGGGACAAGCCCACGGTCTTTGCTTTTCCGTCCCCATGGGAATTGAGCCGCCGCCATCCCTCATCAACATCTTCAAGGAACTGCACGACGACTTAGGCATCGACCCTCCCCCTCACGGCAACCTGGAATCTTGGGCCCAACAGGGAATTTTACTGCTGAACGCATCCCTGACGGTTCGAGCCCACCAGGCCGCCAGTCATGCAGGAATCGGTTGGCAGCAATTTACGGATACCATTATCCAAAGGCTTTCACAAACCCGGGAAAACCTGGTTTTCCTCCTGTGGGGCAGCTTTGCCATAAAAAAACAGGAACTTGTAGCCCCAAATCGAGGTCATCTTATTCTTACAGCACCTCATCCTAGCCCACTTTCCGCATACCGTGGTTTCTTTGGCTGTAAACACTTCAGCAAGGCAAATACCTACCT